A window of Chitinophaga sp. MM2321 contains these coding sequences:
- a CDS encoding PQQ-binding-like beta-propeller repeat protein, giving the protein MNKKNNRLKGMKRLCSSLLILSAVSCTQVNNPDWKFTGGDEGHTNYAALNQINKENVAQLKVAWTYHTGNMAGNVQGNPLIVDGIMYITTPSQEVIAVNAAKGTEIWRYNPARAGETMGGVNRGIAFWGEGTQSLIAFTAGSYLNVISAKTGKPMDGFGDKGRINLNDGLVRPAAEMAITAPASPVIFKDLVIVGAMTWSAPANVSAFNIHTGKREWIFHTIPQPGEAGYESWGDKNFWKTGAGVNVWGGLCVDSDNGMVFFATGQPKNDFYRPDNTGEQLYGNCIVALEAGTGKKKWHYQAIHHDLWDLDLPCAPMLVNLRKDGKKVPGVAQLTKTGNTLLFNRLTGELFSKVEERQVPVSSLFGENGFPTQPYVLWPEPFSRQVVTSADLTQLNPEAHASALKRFNASDTGWFVPPSEKGIIYYGIHGGAEWGGGSYEPESNTLYVNANELAWHITMQDINADPAATGKNAAPPGRNVYLSRGCVSCHGGDREGMGAAPALKNLSLKYKQADIVKIIKTGRPGMPAFTQIPEDDVQAIAAYLLDTKNTTAKTIREKIPVFQSTGYIKFLDEQGYPATAPPWGTLNALDLTTGKIKWKVPLGEYEELTRKGIPQTGTENFGGSIVTGGGLVFIAAARDLKFRAFDKDSGKVLWEAPLPYGGNAVPSTYMVNGKQYVVIPATGGGKLGTPNGDAYVAFALPDQH; this is encoded by the coding sequence ATGAATAAGAAGAATAACCGCCTGAAAGGAATGAAAAGATTATGCAGTAGTCTGCTGATCCTGTCTGCCGTTTCCTGTACACAAGTCAATAATCCCGATTGGAAATTTACGGGAGGAGACGAAGGACATACCAACTACGCCGCACTAAATCAGATCAATAAAGAAAATGTTGCACAGCTAAAAGTTGCGTGGACCTATCATACCGGCAATATGGCGGGGAATGTTCAAGGCAATCCCTTGATTGTAGATGGTATCATGTACATCACTACACCATCGCAGGAAGTGATTGCGGTAAATGCAGCAAAAGGAACAGAGATCTGGCGCTATAATCCCGCAAGAGCAGGTGAAACAATGGGAGGAGTTAACCGGGGCATCGCTTTTTGGGGAGAAGGAACGCAATCCCTGATCGCCTTTACTGCTGGTTCATACCTGAATGTCATCAGCGCAAAAACAGGTAAACCCATGGACGGTTTTGGAGATAAGGGAAGAATCAATTTAAACGATGGATTGGTAAGACCTGCTGCTGAAATGGCTATTACTGCTCCGGCATCTCCGGTTATCTTCAAAGACCTGGTGATAGTGGGCGCCATGACCTGGAGTGCACCCGCGAATGTAAGCGCATTCAATATTCATACAGGCAAACGCGAATGGATCTTTCATACTATTCCGCAACCCGGTGAAGCAGGATATGAAAGCTGGGGAGATAAAAATTTCTGGAAAACCGGTGCCGGCGTAAATGTATGGGGAGGCTTGTGTGTAGATAGCGATAATGGAATGGTGTTCTTTGCCACCGGGCAACCCAAAAATGATTTTTACCGGCCGGATAATACAGGCGAGCAGTTGTATGGTAATTGTATTGTTGCGCTGGAAGCAGGTACAGGGAAAAAGAAATGGCATTACCAGGCCATTCACCACGATTTGTGGGACTTAGACCTCCCTTGTGCGCCCATGTTGGTAAACCTTAGGAAAGACGGTAAAAAGGTACCGGGAGTGGCACAGCTGACGAAAACCGGCAACACCCTGCTCTTTAACCGCTTAACCGGCGAGCTGTTTTCCAAAGTAGAAGAGCGGCAGGTTCCGGTGAGTTCACTATTCGGTGAGAATGGGTTTCCTACACAACCTTATGTGTTGTGGCCGGAGCCTTTCTCCCGGCAGGTTGTTACTTCCGCAGACCTGACACAGCTAAACCCCGAAGCACATGCATCCGCATTAAAGCGTTTTAACGCTTCTGATACCGGCTGGTTTGTGCCGCCCTCCGAAAAAGGAATCATCTACTACGGCATCCATGGGGGCGCGGAATGGGGTGGTGGCTCCTATGAACCGGAAAGCAATACGCTCTACGTAAATGCAAATGAACTGGCATGGCATATCACCATGCAGGATATCAATGCTGATCCCGCTGCAACCGGCAAAAACGCCGCACCACCGGGAAGGAATGTTTATCTGTCCAGGGGTTGTGTAAGCTGTCATGGTGGCGACCGGGAGGGAATGGGAGCTGCTCCGGCGCTGAAAAATTTATCGCTGAAATATAAACAGGCGGATATTGTAAAGATCATCAAAACAGGCCGACCCGGTATGCCGGCTTTTACACAGATTCCGGAAGATGATGTACAAGCCATCGCTGCTTATCTGCTGGATACTAAAAATACAACGGCGAAAACAATACGGGAAAAAATACCTGTTTTTCAGTCCACCGGTTACATCAAATTCCTGGATGAACAAGGCTATCCTGCCACCGCGCCGCCATGGGGTACACTGAATGCACTGGATTTGACCACCGGCAAAATAAAATGGAAAGTACCACTGGGCGAATACGAAGAACTAACCCGCAAAGGGATTCCTCAAACCGGTACAGAAAACTTTGGCGGATCAATTGTAACCGGCGGGGGATTGGTATTCATCGCAGCAGCGCGCGACCTGAAATTCAGGGCGTTTGATAAGGATTCCGGTAAGGTGTTGTGGGAAGCGCCACTTCCTTATGGCGGCAATGCCGTTCCCAGCACCTACATGGTAAATGGTAAACAATATGTGGTGATACCTGCCACTGGTGGCGGCAAACTGGGTACACCCAACGGTGACGCCTATGTGGCATTTGCATTACCTGATCAGCATTAA
- a CDS encoding phytanoyl-CoA dioxygenase family protein: MLSIKEKFLRDGYVIIDVLSAAEIAAFREVMDVLLSPKSAAGDTKKHSSSFQHLGDEIADFGKEARQYYFHLLTKPGTESIHHAFHHPAILKAVEEIIGPNLIVNNASILAANVGTAYSLGWHRDIIQIPQPEIEDWLFSPERFHNSVQINLPLVDENSLWVVPASHNRGNTAGENEAFAGSKHYAPVGAVMPGGIPVMLKAGQAVLYNNNLIHRGFTEVMKLPRRTLHMGYHSAQYPPTWHFYLLNGDLLTPQYLETLSPDMKRMMEEYLACRQQYPEMSDTWKYAYNFPEKKS; encoded by the coding sequence ATGTTGTCAATCAAAGAAAAATTTCTGAGAGACGGATATGTTATTATCGATGTTCTCTCAGCAGCAGAAATTGCTGCCTTCAGGGAAGTAATGGATGTATTACTGAGCCCCAAATCCGCCGCCGGAGATACTAAAAAACACAGCTCTTCTTTTCAGCATCTCGGCGATGAGATAGCCGATTTCGGAAAAGAAGCCAGGCAATACTATTTCCACCTGCTCACAAAGCCAGGTACGGAATCCATTCATCATGCCTTTCATCATCCGGCAATATTAAAAGCTGTAGAAGAAATCATCGGGCCCAACCTGATCGTTAATAATGCTTCTATCCTTGCGGCAAACGTAGGAACAGCCTACTCACTCGGATGGCACCGGGATATCATTCAGATTCCCCAACCCGAAATTGAAGACTGGCTGTTCTCTCCGGAACGGTTCCATAACAGTGTGCAGATCAATCTTCCGCTGGTAGACGAAAACTCGCTGTGGGTGGTACCTGCCAGTCATAACAGGGGGAATACGGCAGGAGAAAATGAAGCATTCGCAGGCTCAAAACATTATGCACCGGTTGGTGCAGTCATGCCTGGTGGTATACCTGTTATGCTCAAAGCCGGTCAGGCGGTATTGTACAATAACAACCTTATTCACCGTGGATTCACGGAAGTGATGAAGCTCCCGAGAAGAACGCTGCATATGGGATATCACAGCGCACAATATCCGCCTACCTGGCATTTCTACCTGTTGAATGGCGACTTACTGACACCGCAATACCTGGAAACACTGAGCCCTGACATGAAGCGGATGATGGAGGAATACCTGGCATGCAGACAACAATATCCTGAAATGAGTGATACCTGGAAATACGCGTATAATTTCCCTGAAAAGAAATCATAA
- a CDS encoding Gfo/Idh/MocA family oxidoreductase produces the protein MKTLNIGIIGYKFMGKAHSNAWKKAPLFFEVPAQPVLKVACGRNESQLKAFAQKWHWEQTETDWKKVISRSDIDIIDIALPQHLHYEVAIAAAAAGKHIFCEKPMAMTALQAAEMLRVCTENKVTHYLNHNYRRVPAIALAKQMIEEGALGRIFHWRAAYQQDWIVDPEFPLSWQLQKETAQAGPQWDLNSHAVDLAHYLIGAIKTVSCLTTGFITERPLASEDSVGNLKATATGTGKGPVTVEDAALMMVQFENGAIGSFEASRFATGRKNKLSFEIYGSKGSLAFDLERMNELQYYNADDPPHARGFRTILATESVHPYISNWWPPGHIIGYEHSFIHAAADFLKAVAGQEPIAPNFHDGLQIMRVLEAGLLSAQNKQQVTIH, from the coding sequence ATGAAGACACTCAACATTGGTATTATCGGTTACAAATTTATGGGGAAGGCACATAGTAACGCCTGGAAAAAGGCACCCCTTTTTTTTGAGGTACCGGCGCAACCGGTATTGAAGGTAGCCTGTGGAAGAAATGAATCCCAACTGAAAGCATTCGCACAGAAATGGCACTGGGAACAAACAGAAACTGATTGGAAAAAAGTGATCAGCCGCAGCGATATAGATATCATTGATATTGCATTACCACAACACCTGCATTATGAAGTGGCGATAGCTGCCGCCGCAGCAGGTAAACATATTTTCTGCGAAAAGCCCATGGCCATGACGGCACTACAGGCCGCAGAAATGTTGCGGGTATGTACCGAAAATAAGGTGACACATTACCTGAATCATAATTACCGCCGCGTACCAGCCATCGCACTGGCTAAGCAAATGATAGAAGAAGGTGCACTCGGACGCATCTTCCACTGGCGCGCAGCATATCAGCAGGACTGGATCGTGGACCCTGAATTTCCGCTCTCCTGGCAGTTACAAAAAGAAACGGCACAGGCAGGACCACAATGGGATCTCAATTCACATGCTGTTGATCTGGCACACTACCTCATAGGCGCCATCAAAACAGTTTCTTGTCTTACTACGGGATTTATTACAGAAAGACCACTGGCCAGCGAAGATTCTGTTGGCAATCTGAAAGCCACTGCCACGGGAACCGGGAAAGGTCCAGTAACAGTAGAAGATGCTGCCCTGATGATGGTACAATTTGAAAATGGGGCCATCGGTTCTTTTGAAGCCTCCCGCTTTGCAACAGGAAGGAAAAATAAATTGTCTTTTGAAATATATGGCAGTAAAGGCAGCCTTGCTTTTGACCTGGAACGTATGAATGAATTGCAGTATTATAACGCAGACGACCCTCCGCATGCAAGGGGCTTCCGCACCATACTCGCCACTGAATCCGTACATCCATACATCAGCAATTGGTGGCCTCCGGGACACATCATCGGCTATGAACATTCATTTATACATGCCGCCGCTGATTTTCTCAAAGCCGTTGCCGGGCAAGAACCCATTGCACCTAACTTTCATGACGGTCTGCAAATTATGCGCGTACTGGAAGCAGGACTCTTGTCTGCACAAAACAAACAACAGGTCACTATTCACTAA
- a CDS encoding sugar phosphate isomerase/epimerase family protein: MKVGIDSYCYHRLFGEVYPGQQAPAKELSFDTFLSRLPELGIDGISLESCFIPSFTPAYLSGIKTTLDNQQLDRVYAWGHPDGLEGGSNEAAYDDMLRHIEYAQQIGAKVMRVVGSSLQFRFQPHGPQLEKLTKMFAAATAIATRYDVKLAVENHIDYNSDEILQLVKDVNSPFFGVNFDSGNFLRVADDPVKAMKKLAPYVLATHIKDLMPVKGVPVDEWYFFSCVPAGLGLVENVRLARLLKENNYEGFLAVEIDFLHPDYANQEEAVVAQSIKALRNIAFQIQ; this comes from the coding sequence ATGAAAGTAGGTATCGATAGCTATTGCTACCACCGCTTATTTGGTGAAGTATATCCCGGACAACAAGCGCCCGCGAAAGAATTGTCCTTTGACACATTCCTCTCCAGGCTGCCAGAGCTGGGCATTGACGGCATTTCACTGGAGTCTTGTTTTATTCCCTCATTCACCCCCGCATATCTCAGTGGAATCAAGACAACATTGGATAACCAGCAACTGGACAGGGTGTACGCCTGGGGCCATCCCGACGGACTGGAAGGAGGCAGCAATGAAGCAGCCTATGATGATATGCTCCGGCATATTGAATATGCGCAGCAAATCGGCGCAAAAGTGATGCGGGTAGTGGGCAGCAGCTTACAATTCAGATTTCAGCCCCATGGTCCGCAGTTGGAGAAACTTACTAAAATGTTTGCCGCCGCTACCGCCATCGCAACCAGGTATGATGTGAAGCTGGCTGTAGAAAATCATATCGACTATAACTCGGATGAAATACTTCAGTTAGTAAAAGATGTAAACTCCCCGTTCTTCGGTGTAAACTTTGACTCCGGCAATTTCCTGCGTGTAGCCGATGACCCTGTGAAGGCAATGAAAAAACTGGCGCCATACGTACTCGCCACGCATATCAAAGACCTTATGCCGGTAAAAGGCGTTCCCGTAGATGAATGGTACTTTTTCTCCTGCGTGCCTGCCGGATTGGGCCTCGTTGAAAATGTAAGGCTGGCCCGCTTACTGAAAGAAAATAATTATGAAGGCTTCCTCGCCGTGGAAATTGATTTCCTCCATCCTGATTATGCTAACCAGGAAGAAGCTGTGGTGGCGCAAAGCATCAAAGCCCTGAGGAACATCGCCTTTCAAATACAATAG